A region from the Aquimarina sp. ERC-38 genome encodes:
- a CDS encoding M1 family metallopeptidase, translated as MIKSFSQNTVDFLKGNIDISIDPNKKKVEGRVLYTFKVIENTERIAIDAKKMRISQVLLEEQPVDFEYKEDKVVVSHSFRSNQNYKIAITYTTSPNKAMYFVKDQTGSHQVWTQGQGKYSSNWVPSFDDMNEKVEFDFTITAPKSYTIIANGQLVQKEVVKDQKLKWIFDMEKPMSSYLLALVVGTYNQLQLTSQSGTPISLYYHPADSTKVEPTYRHSVEIFDFLEKEIGYAYPWQNYKQIPVKDFLYAGMENTGTTIFSDAFVVDSIAFADRNYVNVNAHELAHQWFGNLVTETDGKHHWLQEGFATYYALLAEKKIFGEDYFLFKLYESAEQLTTQSRKENNTSLLDPKANSLTFYQRGAWALYALHQLIGDKNFKITIHNYLEKYQFKNVTTSDFIKVAQEVSGTDLTEYRRVWLEEKPFPSEKALKLLTKHDFIKQYLTLAQQRTQPLAGKWELLKKTLKFPVNDFMGQEVVYQLNEDTSAEAVALLDQAFESNNTYVRQAIATSITKIPNELQKQYEKLLKDPSYATIEAALYHLWIQYPSKRKLYLDQTKDFIGFTDNNIRLLWLVLAVSTSDYNTDRHQQYFQELSNYTSPKYSFSTRQNAFSYLQSLQSFSKPALENLAEGTAHHHWRFRKFCRQLLDELLKDSSYKKKYVDLLPNLSIADQTYLQLKLSE; from the coding sequence GTGATAAAGAGTTTTTCTCAAAATACGGTAGATTTTCTAAAAGGAAATATAGATATCTCAATAGATCCTAATAAAAAGAAAGTAGAAGGAAGGGTATTGTATACTTTTAAAGTTATTGAGAATACCGAAAGAATAGCTATTGATGCTAAGAAAATGCGTATTAGCCAAGTACTTCTGGAAGAACAACCGGTAGATTTTGAGTATAAAGAAGATAAAGTTGTTGTTTCTCATTCTTTTAGGTCAAACCAAAATTATAAAATTGCAATTACTTATACTACCTCTCCCAATAAGGCGATGTATTTTGTAAAGGATCAAACCGGCAGCCACCAGGTATGGACACAGGGGCAGGGAAAATATAGTTCTAATTGGGTTCCCAGTTTTGATGATATGAATGAGAAAGTTGAATTTGACTTTACAATAACAGCGCCAAAGAGTTATACGATAATTGCCAATGGTCAACTAGTCCAAAAGGAAGTAGTCAAAGATCAAAAGTTAAAATGGATTTTTGACATGGAAAAACCGATGAGTAGTTATTTATTAGCACTTGTGGTTGGTACTTATAATCAACTACAGCTCACTTCTCAAAGCGGAACACCTATTTCTTTATATTATCATCCTGCGGATAGCACAAAAGTGGAACCTACTTACCGACATTCAGTAGAAATTTTTGATTTTCTTGAAAAAGAAATAGGATACGCTTATCCGTGGCAGAATTATAAACAAATACCCGTAAAAGATTTTTTATACGCAGGTATGGAGAATACCGGAACTACTATCTTTTCGGATGCTTTTGTCGTGGATAGTATTGCATTTGCTGACCGAAACTATGTGAACGTAAATGCACATGAATTGGCACATCAATGGTTCGGTAACCTGGTGACAGAGACCGATGGCAAACATCACTGGTTACAGGAAGGTTTTGCTACCTATTACGCTTTATTAGCAGAAAAGAAGATTTTCGGAGAAGATTATTTTTTATTTAAACTTTACGAAAGTGCCGAACAATTGACCACCCAATCGCGGAAGGAAAACAATACTTCTCTACTAGATCCCAAAGCGAATTCTTTGACTTTCTATCAGAGAGGAGCATGGGCTTTATATGCTTTACATCAGCTGATCGGGGATAAAAATTTTAAAATTACCATACATAATTATCTGGAGAAGTATCAGTTTAAGAATGTTACTACTTCAGATTTTATTAAGGTAGCGCAAGAAGTATCCGGAACAGATTTAACTGAGTATCGCCGGGTTTGGTTGGAAGAAAAACCGTTTCCATCAGAGAAAGCATTAAAACTGTTGACCAAACATGATTTTATCAAACAGTATTTAACTTTGGCACAGCAGCGAACCCAACCTTTAGCAGGAAAGTGGGAATTGTTAAAGAAAACTTTAAAATTTCCGGTAAACGATTTTATGGGTCAGGAGGTAGTATACCAATTAAATGAAGATACTTCAGCAGAAGCTGTTGCTTTGTTAGACCAGGCTTTTGAATCTAATAATACTTACGTGCGCCAGGCAATTGCCACTTCTATTACTAAAATTCCAAATGAGTTACAAAAACAGTATGAAAAGTTACTAAAAGACCCGTCCTATGCGACTATCGAAGCAGCTTTGTATCATTTATGGATTCAATATCCGTCAAAACGAAAACTATATTTAGATCAAACTAAAGATTTTATTGGATTTACGGATAACAACATACGTTTGTTATGGCTAGTGTTGGCTGTAAGTACTTCGGATTATAATACGGATCGACATCAACAGTATTTTCAAGAATTATCTAATTATACCAGTCCTAAGTATTCTTTTTCTACTCGTCAAAATGCTTTTTCTTACCTACAGAGTTTACAATCTTTTTCTAAACCTGCATTAGAAAATCTGGCAGAAGGAACCGCGCATCACCATTGGAGATTTAGAAAATTCTGTCGTCAATTATTGGATGAACTATTAAAAGACAGTTCATATAAAAAGAAATATGTAGATTTACTCCCAAATTTGTCTATAGCAGACCAAACCTACTTACAATTAAAATTAAGCGAATAA
- a CDS encoding patatin-like phospholipase family protein encodes MHALVISGGGSKGAYAGGVAQYLIQEEKRKYDLFLGTSTGSLLIPALALGNIEKVYDIYTNVNQHTIFNINPFVVRKKGNREYVSINFKNTLLQFLKRKRTFGESKNLRKAIRKNFSEAEFRLAREKVKDVVVTVSNLTKNKTEYKSIQDYLYEDFCDWIWISCNYVPFMSLVTKNKCEYADGGFGCMIPIREAIKRGATHIDAIILESENMEHNKVLGKNPFSLMVNLFSFMFDQVEDHDTIVGKLAAINKNVSLNLYYTPSKLTENSLIFNKKLMRSWWKQGFNYAADKATYALENKLKETEKDK; translated from the coding sequence ATGCATGCATTAGTCATTTCCGGGGGAGGGAGCAAGGGTGCTTATGCCGGAGGTGTTGCTCAATATTTAATACAAGAAGAAAAGCGCAAGTATGACCTTTTCCTGGGAACTTCTACGGGAAGTTTGCTAATTCCTGCCCTGGCTTTGGGTAATATTGAAAAAGTATACGATATTTATACCAATGTAAATCAACATACTATTTTTAATATTAATCCTTTTGTAGTCCGAAAAAAAGGAAACCGGGAGTATGTTTCTATTAATTTTAAAAACACCTTGCTTCAGTTTTTAAAACGAAAACGAACTTTTGGAGAAAGTAAAAATCTACGGAAGGCTATCCGTAAAAACTTTAGTGAAGCCGAATTCAGGTTGGCTCGCGAAAAAGTAAAGGACGTAGTGGTTACCGTATCGAACCTTACTAAAAATAAAACCGAATATAAATCCATCCAGGATTATTTATACGAAGATTTTTGCGATTGGATCTGGATTTCCTGCAATTATGTTCCTTTTATGAGCCTGGTTACCAAGAATAAATGTGAATATGCTGACGGAGGATTTGGTTGTATGATCCCTATCCGGGAAGCTATTAAACGAGGGGCAACGCATATTGATGCCATCATCCTGGAATCCGAAAATATGGAACATAATAAGGTACTTGGAAAGAACCCATTTTCACTAATGGTAAACCTGTTCAGTTTTATGTTTGACCAGGTCGAAGATCATGATACTATTGTAGGAAAGCTGGCAGCAATTAATAAAAACGTCTCCCTTAATTTATACTACACTCCCTCAAAATTAACCGAAAACTCCTTGATCTTTAATAAAAAATTGATGCGGAGCTGGTGGAAACAAGGATTTAACTACGCAGCGGATAAAGCTACTTATGCTTTGGAAAATAAGCTGAAGGAAACGGAGAAGGATAAATAA
- a CDS encoding FMN-binding glutamate synthase family protein yields the protein MNVVMDFISSIPWWVWILVVLLMIAFYDVVINREHTIKHNFPVVGHLRYLLESIGPEMRQYFVANNREELPFNRIERGWIYASSKGENNYEGFGTDRNIYEHQHIFIKNQMMPYQVDDTHPNKKDKYFLPCAKVMGLHNQRRKPYRPASIINVSAMSYGSLSARAVDSLNKGVQMAHAYHNTGEGGLSPYHSNGGDVIFHFGTGYFGVRTEDGNFSMEKMKKLVAENPFIKAIEIKISQGAKPGKGGVLPGSKISKEIAEIRGVKEGEDVLSPATHKAFGTVPELLTFIESIAEETGLPVGIKAAIGKTEMWEELADLMKSTNSGPDFITIDGGEGGTGAAPPSFADHVSLPWSFGFAAIYKIFQQRNLTDRIVFIGSGKLGFPAKAAMAFAMGVDCINVAREAMMSIGCIQAQVCHNNTCPTGIATQNKWLQRGIDVPLKSERAAQYFKTFRKEFLEITHAVGHEHPCQYNMQDIAINVEDVALTRSLEDSFSYQKEPVSFTSVEHLRNCPYLGGSYQKIIA from the coding sequence ATGAACGTAGTTATGGATTTTATCAGTAGTATACCCTGGTGGGTATGGATACTTGTAGTACTCTTAATGATTGCGTTTTATGATGTGGTAATTAACCGGGAACATACCATTAAGCACAATTTTCCGGTGGTCGGGCACCTTCGGTATTTATTGGAAAGTATTGGTCCTGAAATGCGACAGTATTTTGTAGCTAACAATAGAGAAGAGTTACCTTTTAATCGTATTGAAAGAGGTTGGATATATGCTTCTTCCAAAGGAGAAAATAATTACGAAGGATTTGGAACGGATCGTAACATTTACGAACATCAGCATATTTTTATTAAAAATCAGATGATGCCTTACCAGGTAGACGACACGCATCCTAATAAAAAGGATAAATATTTCTTACCCTGTGCAAAAGTGATGGGATTGCATAACCAAAGGAGAAAACCATATCGTCCGGCTTCCATAATTAATGTTTCTGCCATGAGTTACGGATCCCTCTCTGCACGAGCGGTTGATTCATTAAACAAAGGAGTCCAAATGGCTCATGCCTATCATAATACTGGAGAGGGTGGCTTGTCTCCTTATCATAGTAACGGGGGTGATGTAATCTTTCACTTTGGAACCGGATACTTTGGTGTTCGTACCGAAGATGGTAATTTTTCCATGGAAAAAATGAAAAAATTGGTAGCTGAAAATCCTTTTATTAAAGCTATCGAAATCAAAATATCCCAGGGTGCCAAACCCGGAAAAGGAGGCGTTCTCCCAGGATCAAAAATTTCAAAGGAAATTGCAGAAATTCGGGGTGTTAAAGAAGGAGAAGACGTCTTATCCCCGGCAACCCACAAAGCATTTGGTACGGTTCCTGAACTTCTTACCTTTATAGAAAGTATTGCTGAAGAAACCGGTCTGCCCGTAGGTATTAAAGCTGCCATAGGTAAAACTGAGATGTGGGAAGAACTGGCTGACCTAATGAAAAGTACGAATTCCGGACCTGATTTTATTACAATTGACGGGGGTGAAGGAGGTACCGGGGCCGCACCTCCAAGTTTTGCAGATCATGTTTCGCTACCTTGGAGTTTTGGCTTTGCTGCAATATATAAGATTTTTCAACAACGAAATTTAACTGATCGTATTGTTTTTATCGGAAGTGGTAAATTAGGCTTTCCGGCAAAGGCAGCCATGGCTTTTGCTATGGGAGTGGATTGTATTAATGTAGCTCGTGAAGCCATGATGAGTATCGGATGTATTCAGGCGCAGGTTTGTCATAACAATACTTGTCCAACTGGTATTGCCACTCAAAATAAATGGTTACAACGCGGTATTGATGTCCCATTAAAATCCGAAAGAGCGGCTCAATATTTTAAAACTTTTCGGAAAGAATTCCTAGAGATTACCCATGCCGTAGGACATGAGCATCCCTGCCAATACAATATGCAGGATATTGCTATTAATGTAGAAGATGTAGCCTTAACCCGTTCTTTAGAGGATTCATTTTCTTATCAAAAAGAACCTGTATCCTTTACCTCAGTGGAGCATTTGCGGAACTGCCCGTATTTGGGAGGTTCGTATCAAAAGATTATCGCATAA
- a CDS encoding amidohydrolase, with product MIFKTTIYFCLLSSFFGFTQNASTKITTSAKEVETKVINWRRDFHQNPELSNREVETAKKIADHLRKLGMEVTENVAKTGVVGILKGKTKGKTVALRADIDALPVTERTEIPFKSEVKTTFLNKEVGVSHACGHDTHTAILMGVAEVLSQHKDKIKGTVKFIFQPAEEGPPPGEEGGAKLMIKEGVLTKPDVDAIFGLHINSGTPVGTIRYRPEGTMASVERFVINVQGKQTHGSAPWSGTDPILISAKIIDGLQTIISRDSKLIDGAAVITVGKITSGVRFNIIPESAELIGTVRTLDKEMRATIIKRMNEMVPAIAKAYGGSATIDIQNNTTITYNDPKLVEQMLPTLQNVAGSEKVEIAKASTGGEDFSYFQEVVPGFYFFLGGMSPETKPEDAPAHHTPDFYIDESGMLLGVNALSQLAIDYLNK from the coding sequence ATGATCTTTAAAACGACGATTTACTTCTGCTTACTATCCAGTTTTTTTGGGTTTACACAAAATGCTTCAACTAAAATTACTACTTCTGCAAAAGAAGTAGAAACTAAAGTGATTAATTGGCGAAGGGATTTTCATCAAAACCCTGAACTCTCAAATCGGGAAGTAGAGACTGCTAAAAAAATTGCAGACCATCTTCGAAAATTAGGAATGGAAGTCACTGAAAATGTGGCTAAAACTGGGGTTGTTGGTATCTTAAAAGGAAAAACTAAAGGGAAAACGGTTGCACTACGGGCAGATATTGACGCTTTACCAGTGACAGAACGAACTGAAATTCCTTTTAAATCAGAGGTAAAAACTACTTTTTTGAATAAAGAAGTTGGGGTTAGCCATGCGTGTGGTCATGATACGCATACTGCTATTTTAATGGGAGTTGCCGAAGTGCTGTCACAACATAAAGATAAAATTAAAGGTACCGTAAAATTTATCTTCCAACCTGCAGAAGAAGGTCCGCCACCCGGAGAAGAAGGCGGAGCCAAACTAATGATCAAAGAAGGAGTATTAACCAAACCCGATGTAGATGCCATCTTTGGGCTACATATTAATTCCGGTACTCCGGTGGGAACCATTAGATATCGCCCGGAAGGTACGATGGCCTCCGTAGAACGCTTTGTAATTAATGTACAAGGTAAACAAACGCATGGATCTGCTCCGTGGAGTGGAACTGATCCTATTCTAATATCAGCTAAAATCATTGATGGGCTGCAAACCATCATCAGCCGGGATTCCAAGCTTATTGACGGGGCAGCAGTGATTACCGTGGGTAAAATTACCAGTGGCGTACGATTTAATATTATCCCCGAGTCCGCAGAATTGATAGGAACCGTACGTACCCTGGATAAAGAGATGCGAGCTACCATTATCAAAAGAATGAATGAGATGGTTCCGGCAATCGCCAAAGCCTACGGAGGTTCAGCTACTATCGACATTCAAAATAATACGACCATTACGTATAATGACCCAAAATTAGTGGAACAAATGCTACCTACTTTACAAAATGTGGCAGGTTCTGAAAAAGTAGAAATAGCAAAAGCCTCTACAGGCGGAGAAGATTTTTCTTATTTTCAGGAAGTAGTACCTGGATTTTACTTTTTCCTGGGTGGAATGTCGCCAGAAACCAAACCAGAAGATGCACCAGCCCATCACACTCCGGATTTTTATATCGATGAAAGCGGAATGTTACTGGGTGTAAATGCTTTGTCCCAACTTGCCATAGATTATTTAAATAAATAA